From a region of the Qipengyuania spongiae genome:
- a CDS encoding MFS transporter: MTTTTTHLLGTRRFLPLFCTQLLNAFNDNLYKTAMVLFVVYQVYNNEETEGTFSAVASGLFILPFFLLSALAGQLADMRDKARIIRMVKACEIGLMLLGATGLVLAWRGIGTHSLAIPLLLLALFLTGVQSTFLGPIKYAILPQHLKRDEVLAGTGLVEAGTYIAILAGTILGGFLPIEIAAIGIIGTSLVGYMVSRQIPAAPPLGEVEKLDWHILRASVALVRNTMHNREIYYAILAISFFWTIGAVLFIQFPPLAKNVLMASKEVASLFLVVFSVGVAIGSVSINALLKGQVSARYAPQSVIAMGFFVIAFYVVCLFWEADQPTQLLGIMEFLGWPMASVLLLCLLGIAIAGGMFVVPLYAFLTTRARPDQAARVIAANNIVNSGAMVGGSVLAMGLSMAGVEITEQLLMTAGMCLVSAWLGRRLLVAEREAADALAATTG; this comes from the coding sequence ATGACGACAACGACGACACATCTGCTGGGCACGCGCCGGTTCCTGCCGCTGTTCTGCACCCAGCTCCTGAACGCCTTCAACGACAATCTCTACAAGACCGCCATGGTCCTGTTCGTGGTCTATCAGGTCTACAACAACGAGGAAACGGAGGGCACGTTCAGCGCCGTCGCCTCGGGACTGTTCATCCTGCCCTTCTTCCTCCTGTCCGCGCTGGCGGGCCAGCTCGCCGACATGCGCGACAAGGCGCGGATCATCCGGATGGTGAAAGCTTGCGAGATCGGGCTGATGCTGCTCGGCGCAACGGGTCTGGTGCTCGCCTGGCGCGGGATCGGCACCCATTCGCTGGCCATACCCCTGCTGCTGCTCGCGCTGTTCCTGACCGGTGTGCAATCGACCTTCCTCGGCCCGATCAAATACGCGATCCTGCCCCAGCACCTGAAGCGGGACGAGGTGCTGGCCGGCACCGGCCTGGTCGAGGCGGGGACCTATATCGCCATCCTCGCAGGCACGATCCTCGGCGGATTCCTGCCGATCGAGATCGCCGCGATCGGCATCATCGGCACATCGCTGGTCGGCTACATGGTCAGCCGCCAGATCCCCGCCGCCCCGCCGCTGGGCGAGGTGGAGAAGCTCGACTGGCACATCCTGCGCGCCTCGGTCGCGCTGGTGCGCAATACGATGCACAACCGCGAGATTTACTACGCCATTCTCGCGATCAGCTTCTTCTGGACCATCGGCGCGGTGCTGTTCATCCAGTTCCCCCCGCTGGCCAAGAACGTTTTGATGGCATCGAAGGAGGTCGCGAGCCTGTTCCTCGTCGTCTTTTCGGTCGGCGTGGCGATCGGTTCGGTTTCGATCAACGCGCTGCTGAAGGGCCAGGTGTCGGCTCGCTACGCGCCGCAATCGGTGATCGCGATGGGCTTCTTCGTGATCGCCTTCTACGTCGTGTGCCTGTTCTGGGAAGCGGACCAGCCAACGCAGCTGCTCGGCATCATGGAGTTCCTCGGCTGGCCGATGGCAAGCGTTCTGCTGCTCTGCCTGCTCGGGATCGCGATCGCGGGCGGCATGTTCGTGGTGCCGCTCTACGCCTTCCTGACCACCCGCGCCCGGCCCGATCAGGCGGCGCGCGTGATTGCGGCAAACAACATCGTCAATTCGGGGGCCATGGTCGGCGGATCGGTGCTCGCCATGGGGCTGAGCATGGCCGGGGTCGAGATCACCGAGCAACTGTTGATGACTGCCGGCATGTGCCTTGTCTCCGCCTGGCTCGGGCGTCGCTTGTTGGTAGCCGAACGCGAGGCGGCCGATGCCCTCGCGGCGACTACAGGATGA
- the pgsA gene encoding CDP-diacylglycerol--glycerol-3-phosphate 3-phosphatidyltransferase yields the protein MLTLPNLLTMSRIFAVPFLGFLLWWPQWRLGYGIAFVLYCVIGFTDYLDGYLARSRGMVSKLGQFLDPIADKIMVAAVILILTAQGYLRGPYVGDAHAIAGLVILIREIAVSGLREFLGGIQVSVPVSKLAKWKTTFQLCALGALILGGAVHGPPPTGVDYVTRSLADQWIHLVGLASLWAAAILTCITGWDYLRVGLKHMD from the coding sequence ATGCTGACCCTGCCCAACCTCCTCACCATGTCGCGGATCTTCGCGGTGCCCTTCCTCGGCTTCCTGCTGTGGTGGCCACAATGGCGGCTGGGCTACGGCATCGCCTTCGTGCTCTACTGCGTGATCGGGTTCACCGACTATCTCGACGGCTATCTCGCCCGGTCGCGCGGGATGGTGAGCAAGCTTGGCCAGTTTCTCGATCCGATCGCGGACAAGATCATGGTCGCCGCGGTGATCCTGATCCTGACCGCACAGGGCTATCTGCGCGGGCCTTACGTCGGCGATGCTCATGCCATCGCAGGCCTCGTCATCCTCATCCGCGAGATCGCGGTGTCGGGCCTGCGCGAGTTCCTCGGCGGCATTCAGGTCTCGGTCCCGGTCAGCAAGCTCGCCAAGTGGAAGACGACGTTCCAGCTCTGCGCGCTCGGCGCCCTCATCCTTGGCGGCGCGGTCCACGGCCCGCCGCCGACCGGCGTCGATTACGTCACCCGGTCGCTTGCCGACCAGTGGATTCACCTCGTCGGCCTCGCCAGCCTGTGGGCCGCGGCGATCCTCACCTGCATCACCGGCTGGGACTATCTGCGGGTGGGCCTCAAGCACATGGACTGA
- the fabF gene encoding beta-ketoacyl-ACP synthase II, with protein MRRVVVTGLGLVTPLGSDVETTWKNLLAGESGAGPITHFDASNQKCTIACEVKPADHEWGFDPNKRVDHKVQRQVDPFIVFAIDAAGQALEDAGLENMDDATKERAGVSIGSGIGGLPGIESESLVLAERGPGRVSPHFVHGRLINLTSGQVSIKYGLMGPNHSVVTACSTGAHSIGDAARMIKDGDADIMLAGGAESTINPLGVAGFAQAKALNMSMNDRPKEASRPYDKNRDGFVMGEGAGVVVLEEYEHAKARGAKIYAEVVGYGLSGDAYHVTAPHPEGKGAELAMKMALRKAGLEPCDIDYVNAHGTSTMADTIELGAVKRVLGDDLCGASMSSTKSAIGHLLGGAGAVEAIFCILAIRDQIVPPTLNLHDPDEGTEGVDLVPLKAKKREVEACLNNSFGFGGTNASLIVKKVD; from the coding sequence ATGCGTCGTGTGGTCGTAACCGGACTTGGTCTCGTCACCCCCTTGGGCAGCGATGTCGAGACCACCTGGAAAAATCTTCTGGCGGGCGAGAGCGGGGCGGGGCCGATCACCCATTTCGACGCCTCGAACCAGAAATGCACCATCGCCTGCGAGGTGAAACCGGCGGACCATGAATGGGGCTTCGATCCGAACAAGCGGGTCGATCACAAGGTTCAGCGGCAGGTCGATCCCTTCATCGTGTTTGCCATCGATGCGGCCGGACAGGCGCTCGAGGATGCGGGGCTCGAGAACATGGACGACGCGACGAAAGAGCGCGCAGGCGTTTCGATCGGTTCGGGCATTGGCGGCCTTCCCGGCATCGAAAGCGAATCGCTGGTCCTGGCCGAGCGCGGGCCGGGGCGGGTGTCACCGCACTTCGTCCATGGCCGCCTGATCAATCTCACGAGCGGCCAGGTCTCGATCAAATACGGCCTGATGGGGCCGAACCACTCGGTCGTCACCGCCTGTTCGACCGGCGCACACTCGATCGGCGATGCAGCCCGCATGATCAAGGACGGTGATGCCGACATCATGCTGGCCGGCGGCGCGGAAAGCACCATCAACCCGCTCGGCGTGGCCGGCTTCGCGCAGGCCAAGGCGCTCAATATGAGCATGAACGACCGGCCCAAGGAAGCCAGCCGCCCCTACGACAAGAACCGCGACGGCTTCGTCATGGGCGAGGGCGCGGGCGTGGTCGTGCTCGAGGAATACGAGCACGCTAAGGCACGTGGTGCGAAGATCTATGCCGAGGTCGTGGGCTACGGCCTGTCGGGCGATGCCTATCACGTCACCGCGCCGCATCCCGAAGGCAAGGGCGCGGAGCTGGCGATGAAGATGGCGTTGCGCAAGGCAGGGCTGGAGCCGTGCGACATCGACTACGTCAACGCCCACGGCACCTCGACCATGGCCGACACGATCGAGCTGGGCGCGGTCAAGCGCGTGCTGGGCGACGATCTGTGCGGCGCGAGCATGAGCAGCACAAAATCCGCCATTGGCCACCTTCTGGGCGGCGCGGGCGCGGTGGAGGCGATTTTCTGCATCCTCGCGATCCGCGACCAGATCGTACCGCCGACGCTCAATCTCCATGATCCCGACGAGGGGACCGAAGGCGTCGATCTGGTTCCGCTCAAGGCCAAGAAGCGCGAAGTCGAAGCCTGCCTCAACAACAGCTTCGGCTTCGGCGGCACCAATGCCTCGCTGATCGTCAAGAAAGTCGATTGA
- a CDS encoding acyl carrier protein, translated as MSDTADRVQKIVVEHLGVEADKVTQDASFIDDLGADSLDIVELVMAFEEEFGVEIPDDAAENITTVGDATKYIEEHKG; from the coding sequence ATGAGCGATACTGCCGACCGCGTGCAGAAGATTGTCGTCGAGCATCTCGGCGTCGAGGCCGACAAGGTCACCCAGGATGCCAGCTTCATCGACGATCTGGGGGCGGACAGCCTCGACATCGTCGAACTCGTCATGGCTTTCGAGGAAGAATTCGGCGTGGAAATCCCCGACGATGCGGCGGAAAACATCACCACCGTCGGCGATGCCACCAAGTACATCGAAGAGCACAAGGGCTAA
- the rnd gene encoding ribonuclease D, protein MKIHELITDTDTLRELCERLAKSDFVAVDTEFMRENTYWPELCLVQIGDQKEAAAIDPLADGIDLAPLWDLLCENEDVLKVFHAGGQDVEIVYNFTGKTPHPIFDTQIAMMAVSQSEQIGYANLVESWLNITIDKGARFTDWSRRPLTDRQIEYAIGDVTHLAKIFPKLLNKLVKTGRGAWLDAEMEKLADPQNYANDANEAWKRIRSPGRNAQVLGRLKALAAWRESEAQHKNIPRGRIMRDETLADIASHPPKAQGDLAKVRGLSNAWKDNDIGKRLMKVIEKAEPLDKSEMPPKMKRGAPLGKEGALVADLLKLLLKIRSREIDVASRLLTKSDEMEALAAGVRDLPLLKGWRYEVFGKDALELVEGRTGFAVKNGKLAMTHIDAPDPEGDEQAAESEAAE, encoded by the coding sequence ATGAAGATACACGAACTGATCACCGATACCGACACTCTGCGCGAATTGTGCGAGCGTCTGGCCAAGTCCGACTTCGTCGCGGTCGACACCGAATTCATGCGGGAGAACACCTACTGGCCCGAGCTTTGCCTGGTCCAGATCGGCGACCAGAAGGAAGCCGCCGCGATCGACCCGCTGGCCGACGGCATCGACCTCGCCCCGCTGTGGGACTTGTTGTGCGAGAACGAGGATGTGCTCAAGGTCTTCCACGCGGGCGGACAGGATGTGGAGATCGTCTACAATTTCACCGGCAAGACGCCGCATCCCATATTCGACACGCAGATCGCGATGATGGCGGTCAGCCAGTCGGAACAGATCGGCTATGCCAACCTCGTCGAAAGCTGGCTCAACATCACGATCGACAAGGGCGCCCGCTTCACCGACTGGAGCCGCCGCCCCCTGACCGACCGGCAGATCGAATACGCCATCGGCGACGTCACCCATCTGGCGAAGATTTTTCCCAAGCTTCTCAACAAGCTGGTGAAGACCGGCCGCGGCGCATGGCTCGATGCCGAGATGGAGAAGCTCGCCGATCCGCAGAACTACGCCAATGATGCGAACGAGGCCTGGAAGCGCATCCGCTCGCCCGGCCGCAACGCGCAGGTGCTCGGCCGGCTCAAGGCCCTCGCCGCCTGGCGCGAGAGCGAGGCGCAGCACAAGAACATCCCGCGCGGCCGCATCATGCGCGACGAGACGCTGGCCGACATCGCCAGCCATCCGCCCAAGGCGCAGGGCGACCTCGCCAAGGTGCGCGGCCTCTCGAACGCCTGGAAGGACAACGACATCGGCAAGCGGCTGATGAAGGTGATCGAGAAGGCCGAGCCGCTCGACAAGTCCGAGATGCCGCCCAAGATGAAGCGCGGCGCCCCTCTCGGCAAGGAAGGCGCGCTCGTCGCCGATCTTCTCAAGCTGCTGCTCAAGATCCGCTCGCGCGAGATCGACGTGGCCAGTCGGCTCCTCACCAAGTCCGACGAGATGGAAGCGCTCGCCGCCGGTGTCCGCGACCTGCCGCTGCTCAAGGGCTGGCGCTACGAGGTGTTCGGCAAGGACGCGCTCGAACTGGTCGAGGGCCGCACCGGCTTCGCAGTGAAGAACGGCAAGCTCGCCATGACCCACATCGACGCGCCGGATCCGGAAGGCGATGAGCAGGCGGCGGAGAGTGAAGCGGCCGAGTAA
- a CDS encoding hydrogen peroxide-inducible genes activator: MSTYLPTIKQLQYLVALHQHGHFGRAAEASFVSQSTLSAGIRELESLLGVTLVERSRRVVRFTALGNQVVDKAHRLLREAEELSDIVKAAGQPLAGQLRMSVIPTIAPFMLPRILPRLRDQRPDLKLFIREETSHDAVESLQHGRVDCVLLALPFATGEVEMAHIADDPIRVAFPQNDPRDPPETVPPSMIEDGRLLLLEDGHCLRDHALAACNRPELKGSATMIGTSLHTLVQMVDNGLGLTMLPQMAIDAGILHETQVVARPLKAKQASREIVLIWRKNSPRREDFELLAEELRAG, from the coding sequence ATGTCCACCTACCTCCCCACGATCAAGCAGCTGCAATATCTCGTGGCGCTGCATCAGCACGGGCATTTCGGCCGTGCGGCGGAGGCGAGCTTCGTGTCGCAATCGACGCTCAGCGCGGGGATACGCGAGCTCGAATCGCTGCTTGGCGTGACGCTGGTCGAGCGCAGCCGGCGCGTGGTGCGCTTCACCGCTCTCGGCAATCAGGTGGTGGACAAGGCCCATCGCCTGCTGCGCGAGGCGGAGGAGCTGTCGGACATCGTCAAGGCAGCGGGCCAGCCGCTGGCGGGCCAGTTGCGGATGAGCGTCATCCCCACGATCGCGCCCTTCATGCTGCCGCGCATCCTCCCCCGGCTGCGCGACCAGCGGCCCGACCTCAAACTGTTCATCCGCGAGGAAACCAGTCACGACGCGGTCGAATCGCTCCAGCACGGGCGAGTCGATTGCGTGCTGCTGGCGCTCCCCTTCGCAACGGGCGAGGTCGAGATGGCGCATATCGCCGACGATCCGATCCGCGTCGCTTTCCCGCAGAACGACCCGCGCGATCCGCCTGAGACCGTGCCGCCGAGCATGATCGAGGACGGCCGCCTGCTCCTTCTCGAGGATGGCCATTGCCTGCGCGACCACGCGCTTGCCGCCTGCAACCGGCCCGAACTGAAAGGCTCCGCGACGATGATCGGCACGAGCCTGCACACGCTGGTGCAGATGGTCGATAACGGCCTCGGACTCACGATGTTGCCGCAGATGGCGATCGACGCCGGCATCCTCCACGAAACGCAGGTCGTCGCCCGCCCGCTCAAGGCCAAACAGGCCAGTCGCGAGATCGTCCTCATCTGGCGCAAGAACTCGCCGAGACGCGAGGATTTCGAGCTGCTGGCGGAGGAATTGCGCGCGGGTTAG
- the aspS gene encoding aspartate--tRNA ligase, with amino-acid sequence MHAYRTHNCAALRQSDVGETVRLSGWVHNKRDHGGVLFVDLRDHYGITQVVADSDSEALPLLEKIRLESVITIDGVVKARDGAAVNANLPTGEIEVFARSVEVQSRAEDLPLIVNSAEDYPEEVRLKYRFVDLRRERVHANIMLRNRVITSLRNRMIEQGFSEFQTPILGASSPEGARDYLVPSRLHPGRFYALPQAPQMFKQLLMVAGFDRYFQIAPCFRDEDLRADRSPEFYQLDFEMSFVTQEDVFQAIEPVLAGVFAEFANGKSVTSAGEFPRIPYREAMLKYGSDKPDLRNPLIISDVTDHFETSGFGLFEKIVGGGGRVRVVPAPNTQDKSRKFFDDMNDWARKEGFAGLGYVTRKGGEFGGPIAKNHGTEGMEQLYAELGLGENDGLFFAAGKEKDAAKLAGAARTRVAEELDLIEKDCFKFCWIVDFPMFEWDEDLKKVDFSHNPFSMPQGEMEALESKDPLDILAWQYDIVCNGYELSSGAIRNHKPEIMYKAFEIAGYSQEEVDANFSGMIEAFKLGAPPHGGSAPGIDRIVMLLADEPNIREVIAFPLNQRAQDLMMGAPSVVDAKQLRDVHIQLSPKAREAVEQASGAETADMNSHAAARDQSPEGGEG; translated from the coding sequence ATGCACGCCTATCGTACCCACAATTGCGCCGCCCTCCGCCAGAGCGATGTCGGCGAGACCGTCCGCCTGTCCGGTTGGGTGCACAACAAGCGCGATCATGGCGGCGTGCTGTTCGTCGATCTGCGCGATCATTACGGAATCACGCAGGTCGTGGCAGACAGCGACAGCGAGGCGCTGCCCCTGCTCGAGAAGATCCGCCTCGAATCGGTGATCACGATCGACGGTGTGGTGAAAGCGCGCGACGGGGCGGCGGTGAACGCCAACCTGCCGACCGGCGAGATCGAGGTCTTCGCCCGCTCGGTCGAGGTGCAGAGCCGTGCCGAGGACCTGCCGCTGATCGTCAATTCGGCGGAGGATTACCCCGAGGAGGTGCGCCTCAAATACCGCTTCGTCGATCTGCGGCGCGAGCGGGTTCATGCCAACATCATGCTGCGCAACCGCGTGATAACATCGCTGCGCAACCGCATGATCGAGCAGGGTTTCTCCGAATTCCAGACGCCGATCCTGGGCGCCTCCAGCCCCGAGGGCGCGCGCGACTATTTGGTCCCGAGCCGCTTGCATCCGGGCCGCTTCTACGCGCTCCCGCAGGCGCCGCAGATGTTCAAGCAGCTGCTGATGGTGGCGGGCTTCGATCGCTATTTCCAGATCGCCCCCTGCTTCCGCGACGAGGATCTGCGCGCCGACCGCAGTCCCGAATTCTACCAGCTCGATTTCGAGATGAGCTTCGTCACGCAGGAAGACGTCTTCCAGGCAATCGAGCCGGTGCTGGCGGGCGTCTTCGCTGAATTCGCCAACGGCAAGAGCGTGACCTCAGCCGGCGAGTTCCCGCGCATCCCCTATCGCGAGGCCATGCTGAAATACGGCAGCGACAAGCCCGACCTGCGCAACCCGCTGATCATCTCCGACGTCACCGACCACTTCGAGACGAGCGGCTTCGGCCTGTTCGAGAAGATCGTCGGCGGCGGCGGTCGCGTGCGCGTGGTGCCTGCTCCGAACACGCAGGACAAGAGCCGCAAGTTCTTCGACGACATGAATGACTGGGCGCGCAAGGAAGGCTTCGCTGGGCTCGGCTACGTCACCCGCAAGGGTGGCGAGTTCGGCGGCCCGATCGCCAAGAACCACGGCACCGAAGGCATGGAACAGCTCTATGCCGAGCTGGGGCTGGGCGAGAATGACGGCCTGTTCTTCGCCGCGGGCAAGGAGAAGGACGCAGCCAAGCTCGCCGGCGCGGCGCGCACCCGCGTCGCCGAGGAGCTGGACCTGATCGAGAAGGACTGTTTCAAGTTCTGCTGGATCGTCGATTTCCCCATGTTCGAGTGGGACGAGGACCTCAAGAAGGTCGATTTCAGCCACAACCCGTTCTCGATGCCACAGGGCGAGATGGAGGCGCTGGAGAGCAAGGACCCGCTCGACATCCTCGCCTGGCAGTACGACATCGTCTGCAACGGCTACGAATTGTCCTCGGGCGCGATCCGGAACCACAAGCCGGAAATCATGTACAAGGCGTTCGAAATCGCCGGCTATTCGCAGGAAGAGGTCGACGCGAACTTCTCCGGCATGATCGAGGCGTTCAAGCTCGGCGCCCCGCCGCATGGCGGTTCCGCGCCCGGCATCGACCGCATTGTCATGCTGCTGGCCGACGAGCCGAACATCCGCGAGGTGATCGCCTTCCCGCTCAACCAGCGCGCGCAGGACCTGATGATGGGCGCGCCGAGCGTGGTCGACGCCAAGCAATTGCGCGACGTCCACATTCAGCTTTCGCCCAAGGCGCGCGAGGCGGTCGAGCAGGCATCGGGCGCCGAGACCGCCGACATGAACTCCCACGCCGCCGCCCGCGACCAGTCGCCGGAAGGCGGCGAGGGCTGA